TCCATGATGCTGTGGACTGGGTATCAAGCGGTGGGATCATTTGACCTGCTGCCGATCTTTGAAAATACGGATGTAACCAAATCGTTATTGTATGGTGGATTATTCGGACTTCTTGTTTCCCTGATTTTCTTCCTTCGTCAAGTAAGTTTGAAAGGAATTGAAGGGAGTGCAATCGGGACAGCCGTAGTGGAAGGAATCAAGTCGATGCTTCCGGCTGTTTATATTCTGATCTTTGCCTGGACGATCGTTACGCTTATCGACCAATTGCAAACAGGTACGTATCTTGCAGGTTTGGTAGAGCAATCAAGCCTGCCGATGCAGGCACTTCCGGTCATTTTATTCATGGTTGCCGGCATCATGGCTTTCTCAACGGGAACCTCTTGGGGATCGTTTGGTATATTACTGCCGATCGCAGGGGAAATTGCTGCAGCATCGGATGTAACGATCTTACTTCCTGCCATGGCAGCGGTGCTTGCCGGATCTGTACTGGGTGACCACTGTTCACCGATTTCGGATACGACGATCCTTTCCTCTACAGGAGCGGGAAGCAACCATATCGATCACGTGCTTACGCAACTTCCATATGCGGTCATCGGTGCAGTGGTAGCCGCAATCGGTTACCTTGTATTAGGATTCACTGGAAGCACCATCCTGGGACTTGTGGTTGTCATCATCTTAATCCTGGCAATCGCCTTCCTGTTCGGTGAAAAAGCGAAACCTGCATCTGCAGAATAGTAGAGATGAACACCAGGAGCCATTCGGCTTCTGGTTTTTTTTATGCTTGGAGCCCCGTCATACAATTGCCTCCCATTCCACAAAATCCGACAAAATTCTTATAGTGAAATAGTACTGTGGGAATTTGGTTAATTTCTCAATAAAACACTAAAATAAAGCTTTGACAATTGTCCTGGAACTAGCTATACTGACTTTAGATTATAAATAATCTGAAAATATAAAAATTTCAAATACCTCAAGGCAGGTAGTTGGAAAGAACTAGGGGGGAACAACATGGAGAATCGTGCACAGTTTGGTACACGGGCAGGATTTATTCTTGCAGCTGTCGGTTCAGCAATCGGATTAGGGAACATTTGGCGTTTTCCGGCAGTAGCATATGAAAACGGCGGAGGAGCATTCTTTATTCCTTATTTATTCGCTCTTCTAACAGCAGGTATTCCATTATTAGTACTTGAATTTACAATTGGTCATAAGTACCGTGGTTCAGCACCGTTATCTTATTTCCGTCTTAATAAGAAAACAGAATGGCTTGGATGGTGGCAGGTTTTAATTGCATTCGTCATCTCTACCTATTATGCCGTCATTATCGCCTGGGCGATGTCATACAGTGTTTTTTCTTTCAATTTAGGTTGGGGAAAGGATACAGAATCCTTCCTGTTCAGTGATTATTTAAAATTGTCGGTTGATGCAGGTCAGACAGGCAGTGTGGTTCCCGGGGTATTCATCCCGCTTGTGATCGTATGGGCGGTTACACTCGGCATTCTTTTCAAAGGTGTAAAGAAAGGAATCGAAGTAGCGAATAAAATCTTTATTCCAGCACTTGTTATCTTATTCTTAATTATCGTTGTTCGCGCTTTAACGTTACCTGGTGCGATGGATGGTCTGGATGCATTCTTCAAGCCGGACTTCAGTAAAATTGCCGATCCAGGCGTATGGGTGGCGGCATATGGACAGATCTTCTTCAGTTTATCCATTGCCTTTGCCATCATGATTACCTACTCAAGTTATTTGCCAAAGAAATCGGATATTACGAACAACGCCTTCATCACAGGGTTCAGTAACTCCGGGTTCGAACTATTGGCAGGTATCGGTGTATTTGCAGCACTTGGTTTCATGGCACAATCACAAGGTGTGGCTGTGCAGGATGTTGTAAGTGGCGGTGTGGGACTGGCGTTTGTTGTCTTCCCGCAGATCATTAACGAATTCCCGGCATTCAACGAAGTCTTTGGCTTCTTATTCTTTGCTTCACTTGTACTGGCCGGTCTGTCTTCATTGATTTCCATTTCGGAAACATATGTGGCAGCCGTCTCTGAGAAATTCGGGATTTCCCGCAACAAAGCGGTACTATTCGGTGGCGGTCTTTCAGCTGTCATTTCCATCCTCTTTGCAACACAGGGTGGTCTGTTATTCCTTGATGTTGCGGATTACTTCATCAACCAATTCGGAGTGGCGTTTGTCGGATTAGTGGAAGTAGTCGTGATCGCCTGGTTCCTTCGCAAGCTGGGGGCATTCCAATCCCATGCGAATGGAATATCGGATATCCAGCTTGGGGCCTGGTGGAAAGTATGTTTGGGCGTCATCACACCGATCGTCCTTGGTTGGATGATGTTCGGATTATTCAAAATGAATTTACTAAAAGAGTTTGATACGGAAACTGGTAACTACGAAGGATATTCTGATGCTTTCATTTTATACAGTGGATGGTTCGTAGCTGCATTTGCCATCATTGCAGGAGTGGCCTTCGGATTTAAACGCTGGCATGCCAAGACAGAAGCCGATAGCTATAAGGAGGTAAGCTAACATGACTGGTAGCGCGATTACAATGATGATAGTCGGAATGGTCATCATCTGGGGTGGATTAGCAGCTAGTATCATGAACGCTGTATCCAAATCGAAGAAACAAGTATAAGGAAGAAGCAGACAGTGGAGTCCCCATTGTCTGCTTTTTTAATGTTTCCTGCTTTTGATCCTGTCTTGGCGTTCCCACATTCTTAGATGAGGGTATGGATCAAAGGACCATTCTGTCAGGCCATTATCCTTATACATTCCATAATGCAAATGAGGCGGGAATTTCCCTGATGTTCCCGGAGGTCCATATCCTGAGCTTCCTACACCGCCGACCACCATTCCCGGTTCAACGACTTGTCCGACATGAAGATCTTTGGCAAAACCACTCAAATGGGCAAAGTAGTGGTACGTATTATTAATATCACGTATTCCGATTCGCCAGCCTCCATACCGATTCCAGCCTTTCATCTCAATGATGCCATATGATGTAGCCCTGACTGGAACACCGTAATCAGCGAAGAGGTCCGTCCCTTCATGGATCCGTCTTCCACCCCATCCACGGGCGTCTCCCCAGGTGTTCCGGTAACTATAGTTAAATCTCAGGGGAAGCGGAAAGGCTTTCTGATTGAGATGAATCGTTCCGTACTGTTTATATATTTTGGCATTTCCCATAATGATACTGACGGTTTTATCCCGCTTGTAATAATCCCAGAGGGCAAGCTTGAAGTTGTCATGATCGATGCCGTAACGAAGGATAAAGTCGGTTAATGCGGCAAGTTTATCTTCATCACTTTTCAGGCTGGCTTTCCCGTCATGATCCCCGTCCCGGCCGATTCCGTTGAAAAGAGCGATCGTTTCAGGGTTGTCATCCTCTGAGTGGGGGTTCAATGGTCCGACCCACTTTTCAGGTTCCATATAAATCGAGATGAAAGAGGATGGCTTTTCCCTGTCTTTCCGGGCGAACCTCAGACTGCGTTCGTACTGATCAATGGCTGCCAGGTAGTACCAGGGGATTTGAGTCATAGCCTCACTCTTCTGGAACAGTTCCATTCTTTTTGTGTGTATCTGCTCATCTGTCAGCTTTTCCGCTGCGAAGCTTTGACAGGGGCTTATCATGAAGAAGAATACAATGCAGAATACCAATCGTTTATACAAAATCATCCCTCCATTTTTAGGGGCCTATCTGTAGTTTGTATCGTTATCGGGGATTCATAATCATCAATAAATGGTAATAGGGTATCACATGCTTGTTTTCACTTTTTTAGTATGATAAAGTGACAAAAGAAGTATATTGATGATGGCTTTTTTTACATAGGATGAACGAGACAACGTTTCACTCTTTGCCTAAGTCAGAATTATTTAGGATTGGAGATGAGGGGTATGAGTAAGAAAGATGAACACATTCGTAAACCGGATTGGCTTAAGATTAAGCTGAATACGAACGATAATTATATGGGTCTAAAAAAAATGATGCGGGAAAACAATCTTCATACAGTTTGTGAAGAGGCCCGTTGTCCTAATATTCATGAATGCTGGGGAACCAGACGTACAGCTACGTTCATGATCCTGGGTGACATTTGTACACGTGCCTGCCGTTTCTGTGCCGTTAAAACAGGACTTCCGACTGAATTGGACTTGAAAGAGCCGGAACGCGTTGCTGATTCCGTGCAATTGATGAACTTGAAGCACGTCGTCATTACGGCAGTTGCCCGTGATGACTTGAAAGACGGCGGTTCACAAGTCTTTGCTGAAACCGTCCGTGCTATCCGTCGCAAGAGCCCGTTCACATCCATCGAAGTACTCCCTTCTGATATGGGTGGGATATTCGATAATATCAAGACATTGATGGATGCTAAGCCGGACATCATGAATTACAATGTTGAAACCGTTCGCCGACTGACTCCAAGAGTTCGTGCCCGTGCGACTTATGATCGTACATTGGAATTCCTCCGCCGTGCGAAAGAATTGAATCCGGATATTCCTACGAAATCGAGCATCATGGTCGGTCTTGGGGAAACGAAGGAAGAAATTCTCGAAACAATGGATGATTTACGTGCCAATCATGTTGACATCGTGACATTAGGTCAATATCTGCAACCATCGAAGAAGCATTTGAAGGTTCAAAAATATTATCATCCTGATGAATTTGCCGAACTTCGTGAAGCGGCAATG
The DNA window shown above is from Rossellomorea vietnamensis and carries:
- a CDS encoding sodium-dependent transporter: MENRAQFGTRAGFILAAVGSAIGLGNIWRFPAVAYENGGGAFFIPYLFALLTAGIPLLVLEFTIGHKYRGSAPLSYFRLNKKTEWLGWWQVLIAFVISTYYAVIIAWAMSYSVFSFNLGWGKDTESFLFSDYLKLSVDAGQTGSVVPGVFIPLVIVWAVTLGILFKGVKKGIEVANKIFIPALVILFLIIVVRALTLPGAMDGLDAFFKPDFSKIADPGVWVAAYGQIFFSLSIAFAIMITYSSYLPKKSDITNNAFITGFSNSGFELLAGIGVFAALGFMAQSQGVAVQDVVSGGVGLAFVVFPQIINEFPAFNEVFGFLFFASLVLAGLSSLISISETYVAAVSEKFGISRNKAVLFGGGLSAVISILFATQGGLLFLDVADYFINQFGVAFVGLVEVVVIAWFLRKLGAFQSHANGISDIQLGAWWKVCLGVITPIVLGWMMFGLFKMNLLKEFDTETGNYEGYSDAFILYSGWFVAAFAIIAGVAFGFKRWHAKTEADSYKEVS
- a CDS encoding methionine/alanine import family NSS transporter small subunit produces the protein MTGSAITMMIVGMVIIWGGLAASIMNAVSKSKKQV
- a CDS encoding M23 family metallopeptidase, with the translated sequence MILYKRLVFCIVFFFMISPCQSFAAEKLTDEQIHTKRMELFQKSEAMTQIPWYYLAAIDQYERSLRFARKDREKPSSFISIYMEPEKWVGPLNPHSEDDNPETIALFNGIGRDGDHDGKASLKSDEDKLAALTDFILRYGIDHDNFKLALWDYYKRDKTVSIIMGNAKIYKQYGTIHLNQKAFPLPLRFNYSYRNTWGDARGWGGRRIHEGTDLFADYGVPVRATSYGIIEMKGWNRYGGWRIGIRDINNTYHYFAHLSGFAKDLHVGQVVEPGMVVGGVGSSGYGPPGTSGKFPPHLHYGMYKDNGLTEWSFDPYPHLRMWERQDRIKSRKH
- the lipA gene encoding lipoyl synthase, which codes for MSKKDEHIRKPDWLKIKLNTNDNYMGLKKMMRENNLHTVCEEARCPNIHECWGTRRTATFMILGDICTRACRFCAVKTGLPTELDLKEPERVADSVQLMNLKHVVITAVARDDLKDGGSQVFAETVRAIRRKSPFTSIEVLPSDMGGIFDNIKTLMDAKPDIMNYNVETVRRLTPRVRARATYDRTLEFLRRAKELNPDIPTKSSIMVGLGETKEEILETMDDLRANHVDIVTLGQYLQPSKKHLKVQKYYHPDEFAELREAAMEKGFSHCEAGPLVRSSYHADEQVNAAAKARQAKGEQEVQNA